One window of the Acinonyx jubatus isolate Ajub_Pintada_27869175 chromosome A2, VMU_Ajub_asm_v1.0, whole genome shotgun sequence genome contains the following:
- the ARRDC5 gene encoding arrestin domain-containing protein 5 isoform X3, giving the protein MTSKGGEARRESKLGEGNRRLGPLTPTHSAFHRGKTIMSRGGRRTRPNDNWLSAGSHTFDFHFNLPPRLPSTFASKIGHVSYFVQASCMGREHVLAKKRMYLLIQGTSDFHQENALQNPLFVEAEKKVSYHCCIQGTVRLQIQMEKNTFAPGERIVFTTEIGNHTGKRIKTVVFALYAHARYEGFTPKAERRSREDSSEVLRQEADTQIAPFDTTKIVSTLNLPQVLSVSSSTRDGEIMSTRYELVSTVHLPRSLTRVEAKVPIIVTGAPVDTAGCQPLEGAALPVSQECQN; this is encoded by the exons ATGACCAGCAAGGGCGGAGAGGCGAGGAGGGAGAGTAAATTAGGGGAAGGCAATCGGCGTCTCGGACCACTCACTCCAACCCACTCCGCCTTTCACAGAGGGAAGACAATCATgtccagaggaggaaggaggacacGGCCGAACG ATAATTGGTTAAGTGCAGGCAGCCACACCTTTGACTTCCATTTCAACTTACCTCCCAGGCTTCCTTCTACCTTCGCCAGCAAAATTGGCCACGTCTCCTACTTCGTGCAAGCCTCCTGCATGGGTCGGGAGCACGTTCTAGCGAAGAAGAGAATGTACTTGTTGATTCAAGGGACCTCAGACTTCCATCAAGAAAACGCACTGCAG AACCCTCTGTTCGTGGAGGCTGAGAAGAAAGTCTCGTACCATTGCTGCATCCAGGGTACCGTCCGCCTTCAGATCCAGATGGAAAAGAACACCTTCGCACCGGGGGAGCGAATTGTCTTCACCACGGAGATCGGCAACCACACCGGCAAGCGCATCAAGACGGTCGTCTTCGCCCTCTACGCCCACGCGCGGTACGAGGGCTTCACCCCCAAGGCGGAGCGGCGGTCGCGGGAGGACAGCAGTGAGGTGCTCCGGCAGGAGGCCGACACCCAGATCGCGCCCTTCGACACCACCAAGATCGTCAGCACCCTCAACCTCCCGCAGGTGCTGTCCGTGAGCAGCAGCACCcgggacggcgagatcatgagcACCCGCTATGAGCTGGTCAGCACGGTCCATCTGCCGCGGTCCCTGACCCGTGTGGAGGCCAAGGTTCCCATCATCGTCACCGGTGCGCCTGTGGATACCGCCGGCTGCCAGCCGCTGGAGGGGGCAGCGTTACCCGTGAGCCAGGAGTGCCAGAATTAA
- the ARRDC5 gene encoding arrestin domain-containing protein 5 isoform X2, with protein MTSKGGEARRESKLGEGNRRLGPLTPTHSAFHRGKTIMSRGGRRTRPNGEGPDNWLSAGSHTFDFHFNLPPRLPSTFASKIGHVSYFVQASCMGREHVLAKKRMYLLIQGTSDFHQENALQNPLFVEAEKKVSYHCCIQGTVRLQIQMEKNTFAPGERIVFTTEIGNHTGKRIKTVVFALYAHARYEGFTPKAERRSREDSSEVLRQEADTQIAPFDTTKIVSTLNLPQVLSVSSSTRDGEIMSTRYELVSTVHLPRSLTRVEAKVPIIVTGAPVDTAGCQPLEGAALPVSQECQN; from the exons ATGACCAGCAAGGGCGGAGAGGCGAGGAGGGAGAGTAAATTAGGGGAAGGCAATCGGCGTCTCGGACCACTCACTCCAACCCACTCCGCCTTTCACAGAGGGAAGACAATCATgtccagaggaggaaggaggacacGGCCGAACGGTGAGGGGCCAG ATAATTGGTTAAGTGCAGGCAGCCACACCTTTGACTTCCATTTCAACTTACCTCCCAGGCTTCCTTCTACCTTCGCCAGCAAAATTGGCCACGTCTCCTACTTCGTGCAAGCCTCCTGCATGGGTCGGGAGCACGTTCTAGCGAAGAAGAGAATGTACTTGTTGATTCAAGGGACCTCAGACTTCCATCAAGAAAACGCACTGCAG AACCCTCTGTTCGTGGAGGCTGAGAAGAAAGTCTCGTACCATTGCTGCATCCAGGGTACCGTCCGCCTTCAGATCCAGATGGAAAAGAACACCTTCGCACCGGGGGAGCGAATTGTCTTCACCACGGAGATCGGCAACCACACCGGCAAGCGCATCAAGACGGTCGTCTTCGCCCTCTACGCCCACGCGCGGTACGAGGGCTTCACCCCCAAGGCGGAGCGGCGGTCGCGGGAGGACAGCAGTGAGGTGCTCCGGCAGGAGGCCGACACCCAGATCGCGCCCTTCGACACCACCAAGATCGTCAGCACCCTCAACCTCCCGCAGGTGCTGTCCGTGAGCAGCAGCACCcgggacggcgagatcatgagcACCCGCTATGAGCTGGTCAGCACGGTCCATCTGCCGCGGTCCCTGACCCGTGTGGAGGCCAAGGTTCCCATCATCGTCACCGGTGCGCCTGTGGATACCGCCGGCTGCCAGCCGCTGGAGGGGGCAGCGTTACCCGTGAGCCAGGAGTGCCAGAATTAA
- the ARRDC5 gene encoding arrestin domain-containing protein 5 isoform X1, whose translation MMSQTGDLTAAKEPGISVSWGRGEDVPPPPQPPMSVVKSIELVLPKDVVYPAGSSIEGQVVLILNSTLVNPMVKVELVGRGYVEWNEEIGASRDYSRDVICNNKADYVHKTKTFPVEDNWLSAGSHTFDFHFNLPPRLPSTFASKIGHVSYFVQASCMGREHVLAKKRMYLLIQGTSDFHQENALQNPLFVEAEKKVSYHCCIQGTVRLQIQMEKNTFAPGERIVFTTEIGNHTGKRIKTVVFALYAHARYEGFTPKAERRSREDSSEVLRQEADTQIAPFDTTKIVSTLNLPQVLSVSSSTRDGEIMSTRYELVSTVHLPRSLTRVEAKVPIIVTGAPVDTAGCQPLEGAALPVSQECQN comes from the exons ATGATGTCACAGACAGGTGACCTCACCGCGGCCAAGGAACCGGGGATCTCAGTGTCATGGGGGAGGGGCGAGGATGTTCCTccaccaccccaaccccccaTGTCTGTGGTGAAGTCGATCGAATTAGTGTTGCCCAAGGATGTGGTCTACCCGGCCGGCTCCAGCATAGAAGGGCAGGTGGTTCTCATACTGAACAGCACCCTGGTGAACCCCATGGTGAAGGTGGAGCTCGTGGGAAGGGGTTACGTGGAGTGGAATGAAGAAATCGGGGCATCCCGTGATTATAGCAGGGAtgttatttgcaacaacaagGCCGACTATGTGCACAAGACGAAGACATTCCCAGTAGAGG ATAATTGGTTAAGTGCAGGCAGCCACACCTTTGACTTCCATTTCAACTTACCTCCCAGGCTTCCTTCTACCTTCGCCAGCAAAATTGGCCACGTCTCCTACTTCGTGCAAGCCTCCTGCATGGGTCGGGAGCACGTTCTAGCGAAGAAGAGAATGTACTTGTTGATTCAAGGGACCTCAGACTTCCATCAAGAAAACGCACTGCAG AACCCTCTGTTCGTGGAGGCTGAGAAGAAAGTCTCGTACCATTGCTGCATCCAGGGTACCGTCCGCCTTCAGATCCAGATGGAAAAGAACACCTTCGCACCGGGGGAGCGAATTGTCTTCACCACGGAGATCGGCAACCACACCGGCAAGCGCATCAAGACGGTCGTCTTCGCCCTCTACGCCCACGCGCGGTACGAGGGCTTCACCCCCAAGGCGGAGCGGCGGTCGCGGGAGGACAGCAGTGAGGTGCTCCGGCAGGAGGCCGACACCCAGATCGCGCCCTTCGACACCACCAAGATCGTCAGCACCCTCAACCTCCCGCAGGTGCTGTCCGTGAGCAGCAGCACCcgggacggcgagatcatgagcACCCGCTATGAGCTGGTCAGCACGGTCCATCTGCCGCGGTCCCTGACCCGTGTGGAGGCCAAGGTTCCCATCATCGTCACCGGTGCGCCTGTGGATACCGCCGGCTGCCAGCCGCTGGAGGGGGCAGCGTTACCCGTGAGCCAGGAGTGCCAGAATTAA